AAGCTCTGAGTCTTGCTTGGACTCAGGCAGGGTCACAAAGCCCAAGGATGGAGATCTTGATTCACAGAGTGCCTGACCCTGGAAACTGCACCTATGGCATAGACAGGCATTTTCCTGTCGCCCTGAGGACCAAGCTTCTAGTAGCTGTTTATTAaaatatcaccatcatcatcatcatttgttttaggtgtatgagtgtgttgcctacatgtatgtatgtctgtgcatgtcaGGTATCTGTGGAAGTCATAGGAGGGCTTCTaggctcctggaactggagttacagatggttactagccactgtgtggatgctgagaactgaaactctaccctttgcaagagcagaaatgctggtgctcttatccactgagccatcttctcaatGTGTATATATCTGAACAAATCAGGCACAATAACACAGGCCTGCCGTCACTGTCATCAATTCAGAGGGTGAGGCAATGGGAATGTGGACACTTGGAAGAAAGTAGGGACTACAAGACACTGTCTTTAGAAGTaaacagaggggctggagagatgactcggtggtcTGTTCCCAGAATCCTTATCAGGTGGTTTGCAACTGCTTGCAACTCCAGGGCCAGGGGATTCCacaccctcttcctgcttctggcCTCACCCTCACTCAGATATGCATATGCTGctgaaaatataatcaaaataaaaattaggctgggtggtggtgatgcacctctttaatcccagcacttgggaggcagaggcaggtggatttctgagttcgaggccaacctggtctacagagtgagttccagaacagccagggctacacagagaaaccctgtctcgaaaaaacaaacgaacaaacaaacaaacaaaacaaaaaacaacaaaaaagatcacTTTTAACAAATTGGAATGAAACTTACAATAGAGTATCCAGTTTTTACTcgctgttttgtgtttgtttttaaagcacaTTTACAGAGCAACCCTGCCTATATCTATCTAGTTTGGAAGCATTCTATCTCTTTAAGAGAGTCCCTCCTATCAATCATGCTCCACTGTCCTCAAGGCCCTGGCAGCTCCATTTGTGGCTGTCCCTGTTGGGGACACTTCCTGCCAAGTGAAGTGTTTTGTGTCTGGCTGCTGCCACTCAATCTCTGGTATGGTAGCCTGTGTCAGTGCTTCATTCCTGTTCGTGGCTGAGCAATAGTCCACTCTGGACATCCCACAGGTGTTGATCCATTGATCTATTGATGGACATTTGGGATGTGTCTACCTTTCAACCAGGGTCAGCTACAAAGCCAGGAACACACATAAGCAAGCCTGGGAGCCCAGCCGCCAGCAGTGAGGTTCTGAGTCACAACGCCGGTTCCCAGGCCAACTCCATCTCACGGTTGTGGATTACAAAGCAGATTCCCATGCAACTGTACACATTTTATTTCCTAAAAGGGGTGAGTGAGGATTTCTATTTCctttaattaacattttaaattttctcttgggcagtggtagtacatgccttaagtcctagcactcgggaggcaaaggcaggaggatctctgagttcgagcctacagggcaacacagagaaaccctgtcttgaaaaagcaaaataataattttaaattctcCATTAATTACTCTTTGAGGGGACATGAGTGCAAGTCAAGGGACAACTTGTTTGAGTAGCGCTATGTGGGTTCCCCGGGATCGAAtacaggttgtcaggcttattCAGTCTTGAACCTGTTTCCCCCACTACTCCCTTGGGAGCGGAGGCAGATGAGAGGTTGGCAGGGTCCGATTCCCCTGGTTCACAGCTTTCTTACTCCCTCTAGTCAGATTCTTGATCCCAGAAAGTCAGGTTTGCAAGCTTCCGTGGACTTGCTTGGTGCAGGAGGGTTTTAAACTCACGCACTATCCCGATTCGGTCGCCAGGGGACGCCGTAGGCAAAAGCAAAAACATCGCACACACTTAGCCTTTGAGAGAAACAAGGGTCCTGTCCGGAAGTCTCAGAGGCTTAGATCGAGGTCTCACCTAGCCGCAGCCGGCCTAGTGCTCTCTCTATGTAGCGAAAAATGGCCTTgaccttctgcacacacacactttcttccttcctttcttcctttcttttttcttttttcttttttgtaggtggcggtagtgcatgcctttaatcccagcacttggaagacagaggcaggaggatctgagttcgaggccagcctggtttacagcacgaattcgaggacagccagggctatacagagaccctgtctcaatacaaaacaaaacaaaatcccaactaTTTTTGCTAGATATACTCATTTGTCACTGTGTGGGCATGCACTTACAATCGTGTGTGTAAAGAACTGACTTGCGGAAGTCAGTCTTTCTTCCACTcagtgggttccaggaattgaacttgggttgtcAGTCTTGACAACATGAGCCTATCTGCACAGAGTCAGCTTGCTGGCCCTCTCTTGCAACCAGAGCGCTGAATGACATGGGTGCATCACAGAGTGCGCCTGGCAGGAGTGcttttttgcttcttttgttttgttttggatgggAGTTTTGAGTTTGGGGTTCTATGGATTTTTAGTGCATGATTAAGACCTGGGAATCTTGCTCAGGGTATCTGTTCGTGGGAGTCTATGTTCTTTCAAAGACTAGAGGAGATCTGGGAAAGAAACCTCTTGTCTCTTTTTGGCTGGCATTCCAGCTACTCTTCCACTGAGGCATGAgaatggtgagttcaaggccaccctgggctgcTGTTTAGGGAACATACTGAACTTAGAAGAGGACAAGGATAATCTGAGCCTTGCCCCTACACCGAGTTCCTCTGGAGGTACCACTGCACCCGGGTACCTTGCGGGGAGGGGGTCATCAGACCTCTGTCCCTGCACCCGGGTACTTTGGGGGTCACCAGAGCTCCGTCCCCACTCCTACCCTGGGAGTCACCAGAGCTCCGCCCTTGTACCCGCGTCCCCCTGGGGGTCACCAGAGTCGCGGCCGTTTCGGCCCCGCTCCCGGCCGACATCCCGGTCTACTCGGTACTTGCGACGGCGCAGAGGCTCGGTGATGCTGCGCCGCGCAGGCTCATCCAAATCCTCCGGTTGCAGGAAGCTGCGGTCCAGGAGCTCTGCGGCCTCCTGCCAGTTGGCAAAGCAGGCGGGTCCCAGACGCTGGATCTCCTCCGTGGCGTCGCTTGTCAGCACGTCCCCACCAGGCTTAAGTACCACAACCGCTGGCAGTTGACGGACAGAGAACTGGCGCCCGAGGTCCCTGCGGAGAGAGCGCTGTCAGCCTCCCTCCACTCCAGGTGCGCGCGCTGCCTCCGATGGCCGACAGGAGTCGCCCGAGGACTCGCGGGCACCCTCGGGCCCCGGCACCCGCCCAGGCCGCGCCGCCTCCCCCTTTCTGTGTCCACTTGCTGTATGTATCTGTATTGTTTTGCGTCTGTCAA
The Mus musculus strain C57BL/6J chromosome 8, GRCm38.p6 C57BL/6J genome window above contains:
- the Nxnl1 gene encoding nucleoredoxin-like protein 1; translation: MASLFSGRILIRNNSDQDEVETEAELSRRLENRLVLLFFGAGACPQCQAFAPVLKDFFVRLTDEFYVLRAAQLALVYVSQDPTEEQQDLFLRDMPEKWLFLPFHDELRRDLGRQFSVRQLPAVVVLKPGGDVLTSDATEEIQRLGPACFANWQEAAELLDRSFLQPEDLDEPARRSITEPLRRRKYRVDRDVGRERGRNGRDSGDPQGDAGTRAELW